GAGTTCCCCAACATCACGACCTGGCAAGTCAAGGAGTCACGTCGCAACATCCCTTGCTTCAACGTCACGACCACCTAGCCATGTACCAACATTGCACCATTTTGATCCATTTTGACTTCCAAGGGCTTGCTTTCAACCCCGAATGTTATCAATCACCCACAAAATGTTtctaaatggttttaaaatgatttttgagccttcaaaatgtttttatactattttttatgatttttatttagattGTTTAGAATTTTAACTTGACCTCCTTGACCCGAATGACCTCCTTTCAGTCAACGAGCTTCAAACACTCGTTTATGATAGTATTTTCCACATATGTTTATAAAGACTTGAAATGATTTATAATGGTAATTAAGATTTTTCCTAAACTCTCGCAACTTGATATAAAGAATATTAACATGTTGAAAATTGAACATTTTtgtagaagaaaattttaaaattaagtttaaatatgCTCCGATAGCACCTCTCATTTGTACTGTATGTCGGGGAGGATGAAAAGAGTTACAAAAACTTTTTCATATTGACAACATAATTTGCAACATGTTTTTGTTGAAACTTTGGAATGGTCATTTTTCCCTcgataaaagaaatataaaataacaagtaaataatttttgagAGCTTGAAAGGATCTTGGGTGCGATGAGAAGAAAAATGAGCGGTAGCTATTTACAGGGTAGAAATTGACAAGCATAGTAATCGACTTCCACAAATTAAATAGGTTAGTTTGGATAATaggtaaataaattttttagtcaaaattcAAATCCCTAAATTTGATACTTATAGATATTGAAttacttttgattttttgacaCGTGGAGCACAAACTCATgttataatttaacaaattcatGAACTTGACACCCCGTGAATGTTGAGATATCTCTAAGAAAAcatattcttaaaaaaaacatgaaacgctcatagtaataaataatattaaaatttgcaataatgatattaaaagacgaataatactaaaaaatgaaaaaaaatagttatatttacataaatcttatatactattaataaattataatttgtcatctaattaacaaacaaaataaaacatttaatctttgaatttgtcaatttttcttaacttaatatttaaaatttaacaacttTTGTAGTTTCTTATCGATGTGATGACATGACATTCAAATATTATGTCACATTATCACATTACCGCaaattaaatgttgatggtGCGTGCAAAGCAAATACGGATATGGCTGCTTGTGAGCGAGTTATTCGAGATCGGAATGAAGAAAGAATTATTGAATTTTCTAGATTGATTGGCTCTTGTCCGACGTTGGAAGCAGAACTTTGGGTGTTGTTGAAGGACTTAAGATTGCCTAGAGGAATGGGCATCGAAGAATCATTCGAAAAATAGATAGTATAGAGGTTGCTAATATGTTGTCTAGAAATGCTAAATTTGGTGAACATCGATTGTGTAGGGAGGCTCACAAGTTCATGAATAAGGAGTGAGACAATTATTTAACATACCTATTTAGCATACCTATAGAAAAGGTAATAAATTCACTGATAGTCTAGCTTCAATGGTTTGGAATCGACTATTATAATGTTTTATCTTTTACTCTCCACCAGATGCAATTCGTAATTTACTGAATGCAGATACAAATGGGATTGTGACGCCAAAAATGGTGGTtggttaattacaattttatgttttccatTCTTATCAAAAGAAATAATACATTTTACATGGAATGCAtggaccaaaattaaaaatagtttaccaaattaagagaaaattgaaaaattgaaaggtcaaaagttaaatgtttttctttatcaattaaacaaaagttataaatgcgtatattattattttcaattcaaactttaggaaaataatattaacctTAAACCCACCTATTTAGGGACCTAGGTATTGATTGACATATGctacaatttctttttcttttactcatTAATGAGATGAGATAACaggttaaaatttattaaaagacaTAAATTTTATGCATTAACCATGCATCAAACTACCAAACATTCTactataaaaggaaaattaaaaattaaaagatcaattttatatttattttgtggtggatttgaaatcatataaatatttatattttttcttagttttccaTCTTACgaaatgaaatcaaataaaatcctaaattttaaattcatactTCCAAATAGAACATCAAATTATCTTATAAGATACAAGATGAGATTattcttcaaatatatataaacaattttacaaaaaaaaagcattAATGTCTACTAGAAGCTAACACACAAAATATTCTACAATAAATAAAGATTGAAGAAATTTAGTGATGATTCTGCTCAAAATCTAGGGCAACactttcaacttttttcttCTGAAATATTTTATTGGCATGGAAAAAAGattgtataattaaattaaaaccaaactaAAAAAAGCAAGCATCATGGCTAAACTACTTTGTATAAAGCATATAAAGACATGaagaaaatggagagaaaaaaaaagggagacaAACACCCACATGGCCAGGAAATAAAAAGGTGCTAAATtcggaaggaaaaaaaaaacaatagttCTTTTATAGTCgcttataatattatataacctcttttttcacattttgtgaaaaaaaatttcatgtttacattttcaaggagaaaaagaaaatttgcatACACTAGAATTAAATTTGAACTGCTGCTAGATATAATTGGTGAGAccctcaaatatatatatatgcctggttttttcttcaccaaattACATTCAACAACAAAAAGTCAAAAACCCATTTCAAAATGATAAACAAGGAAAGAAATTTTCAACTAGAAAGAATCCCACCTCTAAATGAGCTCTGAACCCTTCAGTAATctggaaaaataaagaagaaaagattcaACATTTGAAAGCATAAATAGAGAATACAGTATATAGATCAATTTGTGTGTATTACAGAAATAAATACCGTCATGTTTTTTCTTCATCACACCCCTTGCAAACATCAACAAAATGACTAGGAATCCAACACTTGCTGCCCCTCCTAATATTATAGCCACTGTCTTCCCTGTATTTTGCCCTGTTCCTACATCAATCAAACACATAATTTATTCAACCATTCTGAAGTCTTTATTCTGAAAAAGGATTCAATTTCATACAATACctgatgaagatgaagaaggatgtggatatgaagaagaagatgatctTCTTGGGACCCCATTAGGATAATAGTTGTAACTGATAAAGCATTTGTGAAGATAGATTTGACCTGAGATGGAACTCCCACACTCAACTTGAGCTCTTTGAACAGCACTCTTTACGCACTCACCACAATCTGAATCCCCCACATCTCCTTCACATTGCCCCAAAAGATAAACAGATTGGTAATTTGTGGTGTAAAAACCATGGTTGCTAACCACCCCACTTTCCAACACTGAAAAGGCAGTGTCCCTCCTCTCTTCAAACCCAGTCCCGGCAACATTTGTAGCACCACAAGTCTTGAACAACATCTCCATGCCAGAGATTTGAGCAAACCCAGCAACTTCATACAACATGTAGCAACCATAAAGTTGGATTCTTGCAGCTAAAGTTTTGCCACAAAGTTTGTCGGCTAAAGTTGGAAGCCTGCTGGCACAGCTGTAACAATCACTGTTACTGAGATCTCCCCTACATTGAAAAAGACCAGTGATTGTGGTTTGGCCAGTACCCGTTGTTGTCTTGTAAAACTTTACCTTCATGGACTGTGAAAGCAAGGTCTGAAACAAGGCAGACAAGGCCTGGGAGTATATCCCAGCTGGATCTGTGAAAGACTGCTTAGCACAACCTTTGTAGACCAAAGTTGTGTAATCAGGGGCTGATTCAACAAGAGGGTAAAGTTCAAGATTGgtaaagaaaacaagaaatgaGAGGAAAAggaagaagggttttgaaaaaaaaccaaaacccaTTTGTTTGGGGTGGGGTTTTGGGATCAAATCATGGTATGTTTTTTGCAGATTTGATAGGGATCTAAATGAGCTGAGTGGGTTTTCCCAGATTCACCGTTTGGGATAGGGGTTTTGAGAGTTTTCGACCTTTACTTTTCTCTCAATGGCCTACCTCTGGAGCCGTGCAAATAAAATGAGAGAGGGAGAGGCGAAGGTTTATCTTTTGCTATTAACGAGACGAGAGAGATAACAGTGCaccaaagaaaatgataaaatagagaaatatatatttttttaaatgggaaTGCTTGGAACTGATCTAATTAAAACTAAACCAACtctctttaatatttacaagagaATGAGAACAAAAtcacattaaaataaagttgaGAAGTCG
This genomic window from Gossypium raimondii isolate GPD5lz chromosome 10, ASM2569854v1, whole genome shotgun sequence contains:
- the LOC105777587 gene encoding plasmodesmata-located protein 2 isoform X2, yielding MGFGFFSKPFFLFLSFLVFFTNLELYPLVESAPDYTTLVYKGCAKQSFTDPAGIYSQALSALFQTLLSQSMKVKFYKTTTGTGQTTITGLFQCRGDLSNSDCYSCASRLPTLADKLCGKTLAARIQLYGCYMLYEVAGFAQISGMEMLFKTCGATNVAGTGFEERRDTAFSVLESGVVSNHGFYTTNYQSVYLLGQCEGDVGDSDCGECVKSAVQRAQVECGSSISGQIYLHKCFISYNYYPNGVPRRSSSSSYPHPSSSSSGQNTGKTVAIILGGAASVGFLVILLMFARGVMKKKHDDY
- the LOC105777587 gene encoding plasmodesmata-located protein 2 isoform X1 produces the protein MGFGFFSKPFFLFLSFLVFFTNLELYPLVESAPDYTTLVYKGCAKQSFTDPAGIYSQALSALFQTLLSQSMKVKFYKTTTGTGQTTITGLFQCRGDLSNSDCYSCASRLPTLADKLCGKTLAARIQLYGCYMLYEVAGFAQISGMEMLFKTCGATNVAGTGFEERRDTAFSVLESGVVSNHGFYTTNYQSVYLLGQCEGDVGDSDCGECVKSAVQRAQVECGSSISGQIYLHKCFISYNYYPNGVPRRSSSSSYPHPSSSSSGTGQNTGKTVAIILGGAASVGFLVILLMFARGVMKKKHDDY